The DNA sequence CGCCTCATGGGCCCGCCGGGTGTCGCGGCGGAGCAGGGCCACGAGTGGGCCCACGAACGCGATGCGCAAGACGATCACGATGGCTGAGGCCACCAATCCGATCGCGATGGCGGTGATGGTGCTGAACTGGCTTTCCTCCACCTGTTCGATCGACTTCTTGAGTTCCATCCCCATGAAGAGGAACACCGCGCCCTCGAGCAGGAAGGCCAGGGTCCGCCAGTTGATCGTCTCCGCGATCCGGTCTTGGGCGCGCAAATACCGCGATCCCTGATGTCCGGTGATCAAACCCGCGACCACCACCGAGAGCACTCCTGAGGCGCCGATCTCCTCGGCTGGGAGATATGCGACAAACGGCACCACGAAGGAGATGGCCGTGGTCAGCACGGGGTCGTTCAGCCACCCACGGATGCGGATGTTGACGTAGCCGACCACCGACCCGACAACTACCGCAGCGGCAACCGCGAAGGCGAAGTCGCCGAGAACGCCCCAGATCGACACGGTTCCGGCGAGAGCCGCCACCGCCGACCGCAGGAGGACCAGGGCCGAGGCGTCGTTGACCAGACCCTCACCTTCGAGCACCGCGACCACCCGTCCGGGCAGACCCAGTTTCTTGCCCACCGATGTTGCGGCGACTGCGTCGGTGGGGCTGATGACGGCGCCGAGGGCGAATGCCGCGGGCCAGCCGAGGTCCGGGATCAGGGCATGGAAGAACCATGCCGTTCCCACCGTGGTGACCACCACGAGAAGGACCGCCAGCGCGGTGATCGGTTTGAAGTTTCGCCGGAAGTCCTGCGCGGGCATGTTCACGGCGGCCGAATACAGAAGGGGTGGAAGCACTCCGGCGAGGATCAGCTCGGGGGCGAACTCGAGCCGGGGAAAGCCCGGGATGAAGCTCAACCCGGTTCCGACGGCCACGAGCAACAGCGGTGCGGCCACCCCGAGGCGGGCGGAGAACACCGACACCGCGACGATGGCGAGCACCGCCACCACACCCGCCAGTGTCAGGGTCACATCATCTCCTCGTTCGGGTGGCCGTCGGCCGTCTCATGGTGCGTCATCAGGTCGGTGACGGAACGGACGGCGCCGCCGAAAAGTGTCAGGAACGCAGAACCAGCGCCGCGGCGTTGTGGCCCGGGATGCCGCTGACACCGCCGCCGCGCCGGGCGCCGGCCCCGGCGAGCAACACCCGCCGATGGCCGGTTTCCACACCCCATGTGCCGACGTCTGCGGGTGATTCCGCCCAAGGCCATTGCAGCGGCCGGTGGAAGATGTGGCCGCCGGGCAGTCCTACCGCCTTTTCGAGTTCGGGCGGGGTCTTCGCTTCGATGCAGGGTGCGCCGGTGCTGTCGGTGGCGATGACGTCGGCGATCGGTTCGTCGAGGACCGAGTCCAGGGCGGCCAGGGTGGCGGCCACGGCTTCGTCTTTCGCCCCTGGCCGGGTGAACAACTCCGGCGTCATGTGCAGTCCGAACAGCGTCAGGGTGTGCATACCGGTGAGAGCGGGGCCGAGAATGCTCGGGTCGGACAGGGTGTGGCAGTAGATCTCACTCGGCGGAGTCGTCGGGATCCGGCCGGCCGCGACCTCACGATGTGATCGCGCCAGCGCGTCGAAGCCCTCGTGGATGTGGAAGGTGCCCGAAAACGCCGCGCCCACCGGGACATCGGTATCCCGCAGCTTCGGCAGCCGCCGCAGCAGCACGTTGATCTTGAGTTGGGCCCCACGTGGTTTCGGTTGCAACGCAACATCATTCCCGACGAGTCGATCGAGAACAAAAGGGGCGCAGGCGGCGTGGATGAACTCGGCCCTGGCCGTGCCCTGGTCCCATTCCACGGTGCCGTCGCCCGGGTCGACAGCGGTCACCTCGGCTCCGGTGCGGATGTCGGCGCCGGCATCGACGGCTGCGGTGGCGAGGGCACCGGAGACCGCGCCCATGCCACCCACCGGGACGTCCCAGTCGCCGGTGCCACCGCCGATGAGGTGGTAGAGCAGGCAGATGTTCTGGGCCAGTGAGGGGTCGTCGAGATCGGCGAACGTGCCGATGAGCCCGTCGGTTGCGACGATGCCCCGGACCAGGTCGTCGCTGAACGTGTCGGTGATGATGGCGCCGGCCGGTTCGGTGGTGAGGCGTTCCCACATGTCCATGGCGGCGAGATCGCCACCCGCGATCATCGCCATCTCATCGGCGCTGACCAGCGGTCGCAGCATGGTCGGGAAAACACCCTGGGCGATGGTGGACATCGCGGCATAGAACTGTTTCCACGCGCGAAAGTCCGCGTCAGATCCCGTCACGGCTCGGAAGGATGCCGCTGTCGCCGCTTCATCGGCTGTGTCCACGAGAATCCCCTGGACGGGTCGGCCGGCAGCGGTGTGTACGAGGAGTACCTACGCCGGACGAGGGTGATGTCGAGTCCGAGATCGGCGATGATCTGCCGTGGCAGCAACGACACCAGGTACGAGTAGCGGGACAGTCGCGCATCCATGCCGGGGAACGGCCGGGCGGAGACGGTTGCGCCGCCGACGTGGGAGGCGCGCTCGAGCACGAGCACCTTGCGGCCAGCCCGGGCCAGGTAGGCGGCCGCGGTCAGGCCGTTGTGGCCGGCGCCGATGACGATGTCGTCGTAGATCTGCATGCCCGTCATGATGCTCCCGGCCCGCACCTCCGGCCACGCGAGCCACCACGGTCTCTCCACGTGAGGTGCCGATCGTCCGACCGGTGAATGTTGAATTGAAACAAAACACCTGATGCGAAAAATCACACCGGTCAATTCACGTATTGTTCAGGATGAGACCTCGAACACGCGGGGACAATGGGGTAACAATTCGCAGCGCGTATGCGACAAATATGTGAGACCAAACGTCCGAGTCGCGGTGGAGAGGTGTCGGCAATGCATATCTGGGGAACCGGTGTCTTCGACAACGCGCCTGCTGTCGAATGGGCTGATCAATTCGACCGTACGGCTGTCGTGAGACGCCCTGCGTTGATCAGGTCGGCGCTGGCATCAGCAGTACGTGCCGACGATCCCCGCGCATGGTTGGTAGCCCTCGGCGCAGCGACCACAGTGGCGGCCGCATTGCCCGGCGGTCCACTCCTCGCGGTGAACAGCGGCCCGAAATCACTGTCCGACAACCAATTTCAACCCTCCGCCGAGCTTTCTGCGGCCGCAGTGGAAACGCTGGAGCAGTGCATGTCGGGGCAGACCGAGTGGACACGTCTGTGGACACGTGCAGCGCTGCTCGACGACGCAGTCGCAGTTGTCGAAGCGGTGATCGAGGAATTGGAAGAGCGAACTGCACTGACTGTCAGAGTGCGCGAAGCTTCGTGAGCAAAGGCTCCGCTGCCTCGGCCAAGAACTGGTCTTGACTGTCGCCGCCTATTTGAACGAGTGCCACGTCCGTATAACCGGCCTCGATGAACGGCTTCACACTTTCGGCCAATTCATCCAGGTCCGGACCGCAGGCAATTGATGACGCGACATCCTCCGGCCTCACGAATTGAGTGGCGCCGCTGAACGAGGCAGTTGTTGGCAAATCGGCGTTCACCGACCAGCCGCCGGCGAACCAGCGGAATTGGTCGTGCGCGCGGGCGACGGCTGCGTCCTTGTCGGGATCCCAGCAAATCGGGATCTGTCCGATCTTCCGGGACTGCTCGGGGTGGTGCTGATCCCACGACTTCACCAGATCGCCCGAAGGTTCGGTGGAGATCATGTGGTCGCCGAGCGGCGCGAGATGTTCGATTGACCTGTCGCCGGAGACGGCAAGGCCGATCGGGACACCGCCGTCGGGCAGGTCCCAGATGCGTGAGGAGTCCACGCGGAAGTACTTGCCGTCGTAGGTGACGAGTTCGCCCGCGTGGAGTTCGCGGATGATCTTCACGGCCTCGGCCAGCATCTCTTGTCGCTGCTCGACGCCGGGCCAACCCTGACCGACCGTGTGCTCGTTGAGGCTCTCGCCTGATCCGAGGCCCAGGATGAATCGTCCGTCAGCCAGCAACTGCATGGTCGCTGCCTTCTGCGCCACCACGGCCGGGTGGTATCGCA is a window from the Williamsia sp. DF01-3 genome containing:
- a CDS encoding sodium:proton antiporter, producing the protein MTLTLAGVVAVLAIVAVSVFSARLGVAAPLLLVAVGTGLSFIPGFPRLEFAPELILAGVLPPLLYSAAVNMPAQDFRRNFKPITALAVLLVVVTTVGTAWFFHALIPDLGWPAAFALGAVISPTDAVAATSVGKKLGLPGRVVAVLEGEGLVNDASALVLLRSAVAALAGTVSIWGVLGDFAFAVAAAVVVGSVVGYVNIRIRGWLNDPVLTTAISFVVPFVAYLPAEEIGASGVLSVVVAGLITGHQGSRYLRAQDRIAETINWRTLAFLLEGAVFLFMGMELKKSIEQVEESQFSTITAIAIGLVASAIVIVLRIAFVGPLVALLRRDTRRAHEAVSKIGEIQAQLHAHQSEGHLTGRRLQFAQTRITRVSADLAFQLNETLGWRGGVVLGWAGMRGAITVAAAQTLPQTTPHRPQLILIAFVVAATTLLLQGLTLPAVIRTAKVTSDDPDRLREEYGKLIEDLQRAATDTLADPAAADVPDDEVTATVVEMVRSDSIIGRVQSTADPDQNPEGRRRYFRLRFAVLAAEREALLHAKKLGLYSSQSLTHAQNLLDLEEARLEQLDDDKSA
- a CDS encoding DUF4259 domain-containing protein — translated: MHIWGTGVFDNAPAVEWADQFDRTAVVRRPALIRSALASAVRADDPRAWLVALGAATTVAAALPGGPLLAVNSGPKSLSDNQFQPSAELSAAAVETLEQCMSGQTEWTRLWTRAALLDDAVAVVEAVIEELEERTALTVRVREAS
- a CDS encoding TIGR03557 family F420-dependent LLM class oxidoreductase, which codes for MTEQSGPKDLVRYAVSAENAGFDFEVSSDHYSPWLVSQGHAPYAWTVLGAVAHATERVELATYVTAPTMRYHPAVVAQKAATMQLLADGRFILGLGSGESLNEHTVGQGWPGVEQRQEMLAEAVKIIRELHAGELVTYDGKYFRVDSSRIWDLPDGGVPIGLAVSGDRSIEHLAPLGDHMISTEPSGDLVKSWDQHHPEQSRKIGQIPICWDPDKDAAVARAHDQFRWFAGGWSVNADLPTTASFSGATQFVRPEDVASSIACGPDLDELAESVKPFIEAGYTDVALVQIGGDSQDQFLAEAAEPLLTKLRAL